In a genomic window of Flavobacterium lipolyticum:
- the rpoC gene encoding DNA-directed RNA polymerase subunit beta' — translation MMNNRNNKDKNPVKRFNKISIGLASPESILKESRGEVLKPETINYRTHKPERDGLFCERIFGPVKDFECACGKYKRIRYKGIICDRCGVEVTEKKVRRDRVGHINLVVPIAHIWYFRSLPNKIGYILGLPSKKLDMIIYYERYVVIQAGIAKNADGESLQRLDFLTEEEYLNILDTLPQENQYLDDLDPNKFVAKMGAECIMDLLARIDLDALSYELRHSANNETSKQRKTEALKRLQVVESFRESNLNRENRPEWMIMKVVPVIPPELRPLVPLDGGRFATSDLNDLYRRVIIRNNRLKRLMEIKAPEVILRNEKRMLQESVDSLFDNTRKASAVKTESNRPLKSLSDSLKGKQGRFRQNLLGKRVDYSARSVIVVGPELKLYECGLPKDMASELYKPFVIRKLIERGIVKTVKSAKKIIDKKEPVVWDILENVIKGHPVLLNRAPTLHRLGIQAFQPKLIEGKAIQLHPLVCTAFNADFDGDQMAVHLPLGPEAILEAQLLMLASHNILNPANGAPITVPSQDMVLGLYYMTKERISTEDHIILGQDLTFYSAEEVNIALNEGRLELNARVKIRAKDFNEAGELVYQIIQTTAGRVLFNEVVPEAAGYINDVLTKKNLRDIIGHILSVTDVPTTAAFLDNMKDMGYKFAFRGGLSFSLGDIRIPEQKTKLIADAREQVEGISTNYNMGLITNNERYNQVIDVWTSANAQLTELAMKNIREDQQGFNSVYMMLDSGARGSKEQIRQLTGMRGLMAKPKKSTAGGGEIIENPILSNFKEGLSILEYFISTHGARKGLADTALKTADAGYLTRRLHDVSQDVIVNIEDCGTLRGVEVSALKKNEEIVESLGERILGRVALQDVINPLTNEVLVQSGHQITEAIMKTIEASPIERVEVRSPLTCEALKGICAKCYGRNLATGKMTQRGEAVGVIAAQSIGEPGTQLTLRTFHVGGVAGGISEESSIVTRFAGRLEIEDLKTVKGEDSEGNAVDIVVSRSTELKLVDEKTGIVLNTHNIPYGSSIFVKDGEAVAKGTVICKWDPYNGVIVSEFTGKIAYEDLEQGQSYMVEIDEQTGFQEKVISEARNKKLIPTLLVYGKEGELIRSYNLPVGAHLMVENGEKIKAGKVLVKIPRRSSKAGDITGGLPRITELLEARNPSNPAVVSEIDGVVSFGKIKRGNREIVIESKFGEIKKYLVKLSSQILVQENDFVRAGVPLSDGAITPDDILRIQGPAAVQQYLVNEIQEVYRLQGVKINDKHFEVVIRQMMRKVRVQDPGDTLFLEDQLIHTKDFIVQNDKLYGMKVVEDAGDSAVLKPGQIITPRELRDENSLLKRNDKNLVVARDVITATATPVLQGITRASLQTKSFISAASFQETTKVLNEAAVAGKVDDLEGLKENVIVGHRIPAGTGMREYDNTIVGSKDDYNEMMANKEEYIY, via the coding sequence ATGATGAATAACAGAAACAATAAAGACAAAAATCCAGTAAAAAGATTTAACAAAATTTCTATTGGATTGGCTTCACCAGAATCTATCCTGAAAGAATCAAGAGGAGAGGTTTTAAAGCCGGAAACTATTAACTACAGAACTCACAAACCAGAGCGTGACGGACTTTTCTGCGAAAGAATCTTCGGACCAGTAAAAGATTTCGAATGTGCTTGTGGTAAGTATAAAAGAATTCGTTACAAAGGTATCATTTGCGACCGTTGTGGTGTTGAAGTTACAGAGAAAAAAGTACGTCGTGACAGAGTAGGACACATCAATCTTGTTGTGCCTATTGCTCACATCTGGTATTTCCGTTCTCTTCCAAACAAAATTGGTTATATCCTTGGTCTTCCGTCTAAGAAATTAGATATGATCATTTACTACGAAAGATATGTAGTAATTCAAGCAGGTATTGCTAAAAATGCAGATGGAGAATCTTTACAAAGATTAGATTTCTTAACGGAAGAAGAATACTTAAACATTTTAGATACTCTTCCGCAGGAAAACCAATATTTAGATGATTTAGATCCAAATAAATTTGTTGCCAAAATGGGAGCAGAGTGTATTATGGATTTATTAGCTCGTATTGACTTAGATGCTTTATCTTATGAATTGAGACACAGCGCTAACAACGAGACTTCTAAACAAAGAAAAACGGAGGCTTTAAAAAGATTACAAGTTGTGGAATCTTTCCGTGAGTCTAACTTAAACCGCGAAAATCGTCCGGAATGGATGATTATGAAAGTGGTTCCAGTTATCCCGCCAGAATTACGTCCGCTTGTACCACTTGATGGAGGTCGTTTTGCAACTTCAGATTTGAACGATTTATATCGTCGTGTAATCATCCGTAACAACCGTTTGAAAAGATTAATGGAGATTAAAGCTCCTGAAGTGATCTTGAGAAACGAGAAACGTATGTTACAAGAATCTGTAGATTCATTATTTGATAACACTCGTAAAGCTTCTGCTGTTAAAACAGAATCAAACAGACCATTAAAATCATTATCTGACTCTTTAAAAGGTAAACAAGGACGTTTCCGTCAAAACCTTTTAGGAAAACGTGTGGATTATTCTGCTCGTTCAGTAATCGTCGTTGGTCCTGAGTTAAAATTATACGAATGCGGATTGCCAAAAGATATGGCTTCTGAATTATACAAACCTTTCGTTATCCGTAAATTGATTGAAAGAGGTATTGTAAAAACAGTAAAATCTGCTAAGAAAATAATCGATAAAAAAGAGCCGGTAGTTTGGGATATCCTTGAAAACGTAATTAAAGGACACCCGGTATTACTAAACCGTGCTCCTACTTTGCACAGATTAGGTATCCAGGCATTCCAGCCAAAATTAATTGAAGGAAAAGCGATTCAGTTACACCCATTAGTATGTACGGCGTTTAACGCGGATTTTGATGGTGACCAGATGGCGGTTCACTTACCATTAGGACCAGAGGCTATTTTAGAGGCACAATTATTAATGTTGGCTTCTCACAATATCCTTAACCCTGCAAATGGTGCTCCAATTACTGTACCTTCTCAGGATATGGTCTTGGGTCTATACTATATGACCAAAGAGCGTATTTCTACAGAGGATCACATTATTTTAGGTCAGGATTTGACTTTCTATTCTGCTGAAGAAGTAAACATTGCATTAAACGAAGGAAGATTAGAATTGAATGCTCGTGTGAAAATTAGAGCGAAAGATTTTAATGAGGCTGGAGAATTAGTGTACCAAATTATTCAAACAACTGCGGGACGTGTATTATTTAACGAGGTAGTACCTGAAGCAGCCGGATATATCAACGACGTATTGACTAAGAAAAACCTTAGAGATATTATCGGACACATTTTAAGTGTGACTGATGTACCTACAACGGCAGCTTTCTTGGATAATATGAAAGATATGGGTTATAAATTTGCATTTAGAGGAGGTTTATCATTCTCTTTAGGTGATATTAGAATCCCGGAACAAAAAACGAAGTTAATTGCAGATGCCAGAGAGCAAGTTGAAGGTATCTCAACGAACTATAACATGGGTCTTATTACCAATAACGAGCGTTACAACCAGGTTATTGACGTATGGACTTCTGCGAATGCTCAGTTAACAGAGTTAGCAATGAAAAATATTAGAGAAGACCAACAAGGTTTCAACTCTGTATATATGATGCTTGACTCTGGGGCGAGGGGTTCTAAGGAGCAGATTCGTCAGTTAACAGGTATGCGTGGTTTGATGGCTAAGCCTAAAAAATCTACTGCCGGTGGTGGTGAGATTATTGAAAACCCGATTCTTTCTAACTTTAAGGAAGGTCTTTCGATTCTTGAGTACTTCATTTCTACTCACGGTGCTCGTAAAGGTCTTGCGGATACCGCTCTTAAAACGGCGGATGCTGGTTACTTAACAAGAAGGCTTCATGACGTTTCTCAGGATGTTATTGTTAACATCGAGGATTGTGGAACTTTAAGAGGTGTTGAAGTTTCTGCATTGAAGAAAAATGAGGAAATCGTTGAATCATTAGGAGAAAGAATTTTAGGACGTGTTGCATTGCAAGATGTTATTAATCCTTTAACTAATGAAGTATTAGTTCAATCAGGTCACCAAATTACGGAGGCTATTATGAAGACTATCGAAGCTTCTCCTATTGAAAGAGTAGAAGTTAGATCTCCATTAACTTGTGAGGCTTTAAAAGGTATTTGTGCTAAATGTTACGGTAGAAACTTAGCTACCGGTAAGATGACACAAAGAGGTGAAGCTGTCGGAGTTATTGCAGCTCAGTCTATTGGAGAGCCTGGTACACAGTTAACACTTCGTACGTTCCACGTTGGAGGGGTTGCAGGAGGTATCTCTGAAGAGTCTAGTATTGTTACAAGATTCGCAGGTAGACTTGAGATTGAAGATTTAAAAACGGTTAAAGGTGAGGACAGCGAAGGTAATGCGGTAGATATCGTAGTATCACGTTCAACGGAGTTAAAATTAGTTGATGAGAAAACTGGAATCGTTTTAAATACACATAATATTCCTTACGGTTCTAGTATCTTTGTTAAAGATGGTGAAGCTGTAGCTAAAGGAACTGTAATTTGTAAGTGGGATCCATATAACGGTGTAATTGTTTCTGAATTTACGGGTAAAATTGCTTACGAAGATTTAGAGCAAGGACAATCGTACATGGTTGAAATTGATGAGCAAACCGGATTCCAGGAGAAAGTAATTTCTGAGGCGAGAAACAAAAAATTAATCCCAACTTTATTGGTTTACGGTAAAGAAGGTGAATTGATTCGTTCGTACAACTTACCAGTAGGGGCACACTTAATGGTTGAGAATGGTGAGAAAATTAAAGCAGGTAAAGTATTAGTGAAAATCCCTCGTCGTTCTTCTAAAGCAGGCGATATTACAGGAGGTCTTCCAAGAATTACCGAGTTGCTTGAGGCTCGTAACCCTTCAAACCCGGCAGTTGTTTCTGAGATCGACGGTGTTGTTTCTTTCGGTAAAATCAAAAGAGGTAACCGTGAGATCGTTATCGAATCTAAATTTGGTGAGATTAAAAAGTATTTAGTTAAACTTTCAAGCCAGATCTTAGTTCAGGAAAATGACTTCGTAAGAGCAGGAGTACCATTGTCTGACGGTGCAATTACACCAGATGACATCTTAAGAATTCAAGGACCGGCTGCTGTTCAACAGTACTTGGTAAATGAAATTCAAGAGGTATACCGTCTTCAAGGGGTAAAAATTAATGACAAGCACTTTGAGGTAGTAATTCGTCAAATGATGCGTAAAGTAAGAGTTCAGGATCCGGGTGATACTTTATTCTTAGAGGATCAATTAATTCACACTAAAGATTTCATCGTTCAAAACGATAAATTATACGGTATGAAAGTAGTTGAAGATGCTGGTGATTCTGCGGTATTAAAACCAGGTCAGATCATTACTCCTCGTGAATTACGTGATGAAAACTCATTGTTGAAACGAAATGATAAAAATCTGGTTGTAGCCAGAGATGTAATTACTGCAACTGCAACGCCAGTTTTACAAGGTATTACAAGAGCTTCGCTACAAACTAAATCATTCATTTCTGCGGCTTCATTCCAGGAGACAACGAAAGTACTTAACGAAGCTGCTGTAGCTGGTAAAGTAGATGATTTAGAAGGATTGAAAGAAAATGTAATTGTTGGACACAGAATTCCTGCGGGAACTGGTATGAGAGAATACGATAACACTATCGTAGGATCTAAAGACGATTACAATGAAATGATGGCTAATAAAGAAGAATATATTTATTAA
- a CDS encoding DUF3467 domain-containing protein: MSNPNQQQEQINIELDETIAEGIYSNLAIINHSSSEFVLDFVSIMPGIPKAKVKSRIVLTPQHAKRLLKAIGENIHRFEVAHGEIKETEQAPIPLNFGPAGQA, translated from the coding sequence ATGAGTAATCCGAACCAACAACAAGAACAGATTAATATCGAGTTAGATGAAACTATTGCAGAAGGAATTTATTCTAATCTGGCGATTATCAATCACTCATCATCAGAATTTGTTTTAGATTTTGTGAGTATTATGCCTGGTATTCCTAAAGCCAAAGTAAAGTCAAGAATTGTCTTGACACCACAACATGCTAAAAGATTATTAAAAGCAATTGGTGAAAATATTCATCGTTTTGAAGTCGCTCATGGCGAAATCAAAGAGACAGAACAAGCTCCAATACCGCTTAATTTTGGTCCTGCGGGACAAGCATAA
- a CDS encoding peptide chain release factor 3, translating into MSFLKEIQRRRTFGIISHPDAGKTTLTEKLLLFGGAIQEAGAVKNNKIKKGATSDFMEIERQRGISVSTSVLAFNYKDKKINILDTPGHKDFAEDTFRTLTAVDSVIVVIDVAKGVEEQTEKLVAVCRMRNIPMIVFINKLDREGKDAFDLMDEVEQKLGLTVTPLSFPIGMGYDFQGIYNLWEENINLFSGDSRKNIEETIAFSDVQNNPELDKIVGQKAAEKLREELELIDEVYPKFDRQDYLDGKLQPVFFGSALNNFGVRELLDCFVTIAPSPRPKDSETRLVNPKEEKMSGFVFKIHANMDPKHRDRLAFIKIVSGTFERNKPYYHVRQKKNLKFSSPNAFFAEKKEIVDISYPGDIVGLHDTGNFKIGDTLTEGEIMSFKGIPSFSPEHFRYINNADPMKAKQLDKGVDQLMDEGVAQLFTLEMNNRKVIGTVGALQYEVIQYRLEHEYGAKCTYENFPVHKACWVKPDDAKNDEFKEFKRIKQKFLAHDKYGQLVFLADSDFTIQMTQSKYPSVKLFFTSEFD; encoded by the coding sequence ATGAGCTTTTTAAAAGAAATACAACGCAGAAGAACATTTGGAATTATATCGCATCCTGATGCCGGTAAAACAACTTTAACTGAAAAATTATTGTTGTTCGGAGGTGCTATTCAGGAAGCGGGAGCTGTAAAAAACAATAAAATTAAAAAAGGAGCCACGAGTGATTTCATGGAAATCGAACGCCAAAGAGGTATTTCGGTTTCAACCTCTGTACTTGCTTTTAATTATAAAGACAAAAAAATCAACATTCTTGATACTCCGGGACACAAGGATTTTGCCGAAGATACTTTTAGAACTTTAACCGCTGTTGATAGTGTTATTGTTGTAATTGACGTTGCTAAAGGGGTCGAAGAACAAACAGAGAAGTTAGTCGCAGTTTGTAGAATGCGTAACATTCCTATGATTGTTTTCATCAACAAATTAGACCGTGAAGGAAAAGATGCTTTTGATTTGATGGACGAAGTAGAACAAAAGCTTGGACTTACGGTTACACCTTTAAGTTTCCCAATTGGTATGGGGTATGATTTTCAGGGGATTTATAATCTTTGGGAAGAAAATATCAATCTTTTTAGTGGAGACAGTCGTAAAAATATCGAAGAGACAATTGCTTTCTCTGATGTTCAGAACAATCCGGAATTAGATAAAATTGTAGGTCAAAAAGCAGCTGAAAAACTTCGTGAAGAATTAGAACTAATTGACGAAGTGTATCCAAAATTTGATCGTCAGGATTATTTAGATGGTAAACTGCAACCTGTCTTTTTTGGTTCAGCTTTGAACAATTTTGGAGTTCGTGAATTGTTAGATTGTTTCGTTACCATTGCTCCGTCTCCAAGACCAAAAGATTCTGAAACTCGTTTGGTGAACCCGAAAGAAGAAAAAATGTCCGGTTTTGTCTTCAAAATCCACGCGAATATGGATCCTAAACACAGAGACCGTTTGGCTTTTATTAAAATTGTTTCAGGAACTTTTGAAAGAAACAAACCTTATTACCACGTTCGTCAAAAGAAAAATTTAAAATTCTCGAGCCCGAATGCTTTCTTTGCAGAGAAAAAAGAAATTGTAGACATTTCTTATCCGGGAGATATTGTTGGACTACACGATACCGGAAATTTCAAAATTGGGGATACCTTAACCGAAGGCGAAATCATGAGTTTCAAAGGAATTCCAAGTTTCTCTCCTGAACATTTCCGATACATTAACAATGCCGATCCTATGAAGGCTAAGCAATTAGACAAAGGTGTGGACCAGTTAATGGATGAAGGTGTGGCGCAGTTGTTTACCTTAGAAATGAACAACCGTAAAGTAATTGGTACTGTTGGAGCGCTTCAATACGAGGTAATTCAGTATCGTTTAGAGCACGAATATGGTGCAAAATGTACTTATGAAAACTTTCCGGTTCACAAAGCTTGCTGGGTAAAACCTGATGATGCAAAAAATGATGAATTCAAAGAATTTAAGCGTATCAAACAAAAATTCCTTGCACATGATAAATATGGTCAGTTGGTATTCCTGGCTGATTCTGACTTCACGATACAAATGACACAAAGCAAATACCCAAGTGTAAAACTGTTCTTTACTTCGGAATTTGACTAA